TAGTTATTGAGTAAAATTCAGTTATAATATGTACAAAAACTAAAAAAGTGAAATAGAATAATTTTATTAAAGTTGATTGTGTTAATACACAAAATACTCCTAAAGTAAATCCTAGAACATTAGACCCTACATCTCCCATCATACATTTTCCTTTCATATCCATTGGGAAATAAGCTAATGCTATACCTGTAATAGAATAGAGAAAGTAATGAAATTGTCCATTAATACTAGTAAATAGCATTATTATACTAATAAAAAAGAATACTTTAGTTGCCCTACCAGGTCTTAAATCAAATAGATTAATAAAGTTTGTAAATAAAGATATAATAACGGCATTAAAAAAAAACTGAGTGATACTATTAGAAAATAAATATGAAAGTATAAAAGAACAAATTATAGTTATTACAGCTTTTATACTACCTGTGGTTAATTCACCTTCTATTAAAGATGTAAAATGGCCATAAACTCCCTTAACGGAAGTATTTCCAATTACATCGTCTAAAAAACCAGTTAATCCCACTAATAATAAGCCAATATTATAAGTAAGTAAGTATATAGAATTTTGAATATTCATTATTATAGATAAAAAAGTAATAATTAAAGTTTGTAGAAACAGTAAAACTATACCCATACCTATAGGTATACTTACGTTTTTAAAATTAGTAGCCAAACAATTACTTTTGTATAATAATTTTAAGAATAATGGTGCAATAGCAAGTGTACCAAAAAAGCCAAGTCCCAAAGCAGTTATGTTTGTAATAAGCATATCCTCACCTTCTAAAAGAAAGTTTTACTAATGTGTTTAAAATATCTATAAATTGTTTACCTCTATGTAAAAATCCCTTTATGTTTCTCTTAGTTTCTCTATGCTTCATATTAACAGGAATTTCTTTAATATTAAATCCACATCTCAATGTATTAATAGTCATAGCAACATCTATTCCAAAATTATTCGGTATGTATGAAATTTTATCTATTACTTCCCTCTTATAGACTCTTTGTCCTGAAAGAGAAGCATCAAGTTTCTTCTTAGTAAATATATAGACTCCAATTTTAGCTAAACTTTTAACCAAGCCAATACCACCTTTAGATTTAGGCTTAGGGAATTTTGCAATAGTTACATCAGCT
The genomic region above belongs to Caldisalinibacter kiritimatiensis and contains:
- a CDS encoding glycosyltransferase family 2 protein, which gives rise to MNSKSKVVCLIPTYNEEKNIENTIKLLKKVKEINKITVIDDGSIDNTAKIVSKLGVNLIKLNKNKGKGYALKTGMLEEDFDYLVLVDGDLKCTINELKKLLYPVLNNQADVTIAKFPKPKSKGGIGLVKSLAKIGVYIFTKKKLDASLSGQRVYKREVIDKISYIPNNFGIDVAMTINTLRCGFNIKEIPVNMKHRETKRNIKGFLHRGKQFIDILNTLVKLSFRR